From Nilaparvata lugens isolate BPH chromosome 7, ASM1435652v1, whole genome shotgun sequence, one genomic window encodes:
- the LOC111051257 gene encoding cell cycle checkpoint protein RAD1, whose translation MMNTSNASQRLNYLFEAKLDNVKNLSPVLKAINFKDNAIIFINDKGLKVVVEDSKCVQASAFVGEDLFQEFHLRTDQLVFCLDLTVMVECLSILDNCSGAGTTTALNMYYKSIGSPLKLLIEEGGIITDCSLKTKDAIEILDFDFPVENELNKIIFRASDLKEILSDIDTNSESIEILVSPNPPYFRITTNSVTNQCYIDIPNSSEAVEIFSSKSPISAKYKYTQLKPALRLIAVSSKTSIRINEEGLLCFQFMIKTVSKLVVYVEYLCTPLVDDG comes from the coding sequence ATGATGAATACTAGTAATGCGAGTCAAAGATTAAATTACCTATTTGAGGCAAAGTTGGACAATGTAAAGAATCTTTCTCCAGTGTTGAAAGCAATCAATTTCAAAGACAATGCGATTATCTTTATAAATGACAAAGGTTTGAAAGTGGTTGTTGAAGATTCCAAATGTGTTCAAGCTAGTGCTTTTGTTGGAGAAGATTTGTTCCAGGAATTTCACCTTAGAACCGATCAGTTAGTTTTTTGTCTTGATTTGACTGTCATGGTAGAATGTTTATCTATTCTTGACAATTGTTCTGGTGCCGGTACAACCACTGCATTGAACATGTATTATAAAAGCATTGGTTCGCCACTGAAACTGCTAATTGAAGAAGGAGGCATCATCACAGATTGCAGTTTGAAAACCAAAGATGCTATTGAAATTTTAGACTTTGACTTTCCCGTTGAGAATGAActcaacaaaattattttccGCGCTTCCGATCTGAAAGAGATTCTCAGTGACATTGACACAAATTCCGAATCCATTGAGATACTCGTTTCTCCTAATCCACCGTATTTCCGAATCACTACCAACAGTGTAACAAATCAGTGCTACATTGATATACCAAACAGTAGTGAAGCAGTTGAAATATTTAGCAGTAAGTCTCCAATCAGTGCCAAATACAAGTATACTCAACTGAAGCCTGCATTAAGATTGATTGCAGTGTCATCGAAAACCTCAATTAGGATTAATGAGGAAGGGCTTCTTTGCTTTCAATTCATGATAAAAACTGTTAGTAAACTTGTGGTTTACGTTGAGTATCTATGTACACCATTGGTCGATGATGGATAG